The following coding sequences lie in one Paramisgurnus dabryanus chromosome 16, PD_genome_1.1, whole genome shotgun sequence genomic window:
- the ccng1 gene encoding cyclin-G1 yields the protein MIDQVMGTGALPFAVQLKALLEQEFRYQPKLTGLRVIESAQDNGLRVTVKLRDYEVRDLLSLTRFFGFSAETFSLAVNFLDRFLAVMKIQPKHLSCVGLCCFYIAVKSSEEEKNVPLANDLIRISQNRFTVHDMMRMEKIILEKLFWKVKAPTALHFLRFFHSRIQEQVDAESKSILNIDRLEAQLKACHCSFTFTKIKPSLLALSLLALEIQDQHEDVTTLKEAFVALQESLSVKDGDLVCVRELVAKCLAEYATTKCLKPNGQRLRWMISGRTARQLKHSYYKIAHLPTIPEYAC from the exons ATGATTGATCAGGTTATGGGAACAGGGGCTTTGCCCTTTGCAGTTCAGCTCAAAGCTCTTCTGGAACAAGAGTTTAGATATCAGCCCAAACTCACTGGACTCAGAGTCATTGAGTCCGCTCAGGACAATGGTCTGAGAGTGACCGTCAAGTTGAGAGATTATGAAGTGAGAGATCTCCTCTCCTTGACCCGGTTCTTTGGTTTCAGTGCGGAGACTTTCTCTCTTGCTGTGAATTTTCTGGATCGATTTCTGGCTGTGATGAAG ATTCAGCCCAAGCACCTGTCATGTGTTGGCCTCTGCTGTTTCTACATTGCTGTAAAGAGTTCAGAGGAAGAGAAGAACGTTCCTTTGGCCAATGACCTCATCAGGATCAGCCAGAACCGCTTTACTGTCCATGACATGATGAGGATGGAGAAGATCATTCTGGAAAAGCTTTTCTGGAAAGTTAAAGCACCAACTGCCCTTCACTTCCTCCGATTCTTTCACTCTCGAATTCAAGAGCAGGTGGATGCAGAAAG TAAGAGTATCCTGAATATCGACAGGCTTGAGGCCCAGTTGAAGGCATGCCACTGTTCATTTACCTTCACTAAAATCAAG CCTTCCCTGCTTGCCTTGTCATTGTTGGCTCTGGAGATCCAGGATCAGCATGAAGACGTCACCACTCTGAAAGAGGCATTTGTTGCTCTACAGGAGAGTTTGAGC GTTAAAGATGGAGATCTGGTTTGCGTGAGAGAACTTGTCGCCAAGTGCCTGGCTGAGTATGCCACCACCAAATGCTTAAAGCCAAATGGCCAGAGACTGCGATGGATGATTTCTGGTAGAACCGCCCGACAGCTGAAGCACAGTTACTACAAGATTGCTCATCTACCAACAATTCCTGAATATGCTTGTTAA
- the nudcd2 gene encoding nudC domain-containing protein 2 encodes MSVNFDERSGVIPCKTAWGSWYQTMEEVFIEVNVPPGTSAKEIKCNISSKQIELHVKSQQIFKGKLFGSTVSDEAMWTLEDKKLIRIVLMKTNREAGNCWLSLLEGEYAADAWVQDQMQRKLTLERFQRENPGFDFSGAEISGNFHGGGPDFSSLQK; translated from the exons ATGTCAGTGAATTTTGATGAGAGAAGCGGTGTGATCCCGTGTAAAACAGCATGGGGCTCGTGGTATCAAACTATGGAGGAGGTTTTCATCGAAGTCAATGTTCCTCCTGGTACTTCAGCAAAAGAGATCAAATGTAACATCAGCAGCAAACAGATTGAGCTTCATGTAAAAAGCCAACAAATATTCAAG GGGAAGCTGTTTGGATCCACAGTTAGCGATGAAGCTATGTGGACATTAG AGGACAAGAAATTGATTCGGATAGTTCTGATGAAAACAAATCGAGAGGCTGGAAACTGTTGGCTGTCTTTGTTGGAGGGAGAATATGCTGCTGATGCATGGGTGCAGGATCAGATGCAGAGAAAACTCACACTGGAAAGATTTCAAAGAGAG AACCCTGGATTTGACTTCAGTGGGGCAGAGATTTCTGGAAACTTTCATGGTGGTGGACCAGATTTCTCCagtttgcaaaaataa
- the gabra6a gene encoding gamma-aminobutyric acid receptor subunit alpha-6a: MWVDERLAFEGPIEILPLNNRMVDKIWTPDTFFRNSKRSLSHNMTSPNKLFRIMQNGTVFYTMRLTVSSDCPMQLRDFPMDGHACALLFGSYAYTNREIVYTWRKGLEGSIDVPPESSSLLQYDLVRHTLSSKTYRFSTGLYSVQVVHFYLQRKLGYHLIQTYIPLIMVVALSQVSFWINKESVPARTVAGITAVLTMTTLSISARSSLPKVSYATAMDWFIAVCFAFVASALVEFAAVNYFATLEANKEKRRLSRGSILESVAQGSDDEPESPQSENSGNSRKRRLTSLSEAPRTRYPIFLQGSAVPPNMMLAGTSAIDTYARILFPLAFGIFNLVYWYIYLTKDTMEKAREIE; this comes from the exons ATGTGGGTTGATGAGAGGTTAGCGTTTGAAGGTCCCATTGAAATCTTACCATTGAACAACCGCATGGTCGACAAGATCTGGACACCTGACACGTTCTTTCGTAATTCAAAGCGGTCTCTTTCACACAACATGACCTCTCCCAACAAGCTGTTTCGCATTATGCAAAATGGCACGGTCTTTTACACCATGAG GCTAACAGTGAGTTCAGATTGTCCAATGCAGCTGAGGGACTTTCCTATGGATGGGCATGCATGTGCACTTCTGTTTGGAAGCT ATGCTTATACAAATCGTGAAATTGTCTACACGTGGAGGAAAGGTCTCGAAGGGTCTATAGATGTGCCACCTGAGTCTTCAAGCTTACTCCAGTATGATCTTGTACGGCATACCTTGTCCAGTAAAACATACAGGTTCAGCACAG GTCTATATTCTGTCCAGGTTGTTCATTTCTATCTTCAGCGAAAGCTCGGCTACCATCTAATCCAGACATACATCCCACTGATTATGGTGGTCGCTCTCTCCCAAGTCTCTTTCTGGATCAACAAGGAGTCTGTTCCTGCTCGTACAGTGGCTG GTATCACCGCCGTGCTCACCATGACTACCCTAAGCATCAGTGCCCGTTCCTCACTGCCCAAGGTCTCGTACGCCACTGCCATGGACTGGTTCATCGCCGTCTGCTTTGCCTTCGTGGCTTCGGCTCTCGTCGAGTTTGCCGCCGTGAACTACTTCGCCACGCTGGAGGCCAACAAGGAAAAGCGCAGACTCTCCAGGGGCTCCATTCTGGAGTCTGTAGCCCAGGGCAGCGATGATGAACCAGAGTCG CCTCAGTCTGAAAACAGCGGCAATAGTCGTAAGAGACGGCTAACCTCTCTGTCTGAAGCGCCCAGGACTCGCTACCCCATCTTTCTTCAGGGCTCGGCCGTCCCACCCAATATGATGCTGGCGGGCACCAGTGCCATAGACACATACGCCCGCATCCTTTTTCCTCTGGCCTTTGGGATATTTAACCTTGTCTATTGGTATATCTACCTCACCAAGGACACCATGGAAAAAGCCAG GGAGATCGAGTGA